One genomic window of Conger conger chromosome 7, fConCon1.1, whole genome shotgun sequence includes the following:
- the LOC133132849 gene encoding lysosome-associated membrane glycoprotein 2-like isoform X2 produces MSHYAFLVLLLVLGSDTLYGDNISGTPDLTTAPTPHVTTGNTVPTAAPTARSTTGTTDPAPVTTGATTVPTPVPANGTTAAPPPAPTPAPTNRTTPAPTPAPTNGTTAPPPAPTPAPTNGTTPAPTTAPTNGTTAPPPPAPTTAPTNGTTAPPPPAPTTAPTNGTTEPPTATPTNGTTVAPPAPTTVAPSPMPPPSVGNYSILSAENGSACLMATMGLQIGYKVGEVFKSVNLVPANTTASGKCEVNGSDASLVLTFDKSSISFSFREEGAKFRLHAVNVLLSLGTTGTFNASNANLSLWEASVGSSYMCRRDQAYNITDVLILHTRDLRVQPYKVQNNSYATAEECFLDSDLTFLVPIAVGVALSFLIVLVLISYLIGRRKSRTGYQSV; encoded by the exons ACACTTTGTATGGTGACAACATAAGTGGTACCCCAGATCTGACAACCGCACCAACCCCTCATGTGACCACCGGCAACACCGTTCCAACGGCAGCACCGACCGCTCGCTCTACCACTGGCACCACTGACCCAGCTCCAGTAACAACAGGTGCCACCACAGTGCCAACACCTGTGCCAGCAAATGGCACTACAGCGGCACCCCCGCCTGCCCCAACCCCGGCCCCCACAAATAGAACCACACCTGCCCCAACCCCCGCACCTACAAATGGTACCACAGCGCCTCCACCTGCCCCAACCCCCGCACCTACAAATGGTACCACACCTGCCCCAACCACCGCACCTACCAATGGTACCACAGCGCCTCCACCACCTGCCCCAACCACCGCACCTACAAATGGTACCACAGCGCCTCCACCACCTGCCCCAACCACCGCACCCACAAATGGTACCACAGAGCCCCCAACCGCCACACCCACAAATGGTACCACAGTGGCACCACCTGCCCCAACCACTGTTGCCCCCTCTCCCATGCCCCCACCTTCTGTTGGGAACTACAGCATTCTGAGCGCTGAGAACGGCAGTGCCTGCCTGATGGCCACCATGGGACTCCAGATCGGCTACAAGGTTGGCGAG GTTTTTAAGAGCGTAAATCTGGTCCCCGCCAACACTACAGCCTCAGGAAAGTGTGAAGTTAATGGAAGCGATGCCTCTCTGGTGCTGACGTTTGACAAATCATCCATTTCATTCTCTTTCAGAGAG GAAGGGGCGAAATTCCGTCTACACGCAGTGAACGTCttgctcagcctgggcactacTG GCACCTTCAACGCAAGCAACGCTAACCTGTCCCTGTGGGAGGCCTCTGTGGGCAGCTCCTATATGTGCAGAAGAGATCAGGCCTACAACATCACCGACGTCCTCATCCTGCACACCAGGGACCTGCGGGTGCAGCCCTATAAGGTGCAAAATAACAGCTACGCCACAG CCGAGGAGTGCTTCCTGGACTCTGATTTGACCTTTCTGGTGCCTATTGCTGTTGGCGTGGCTCTGTCCTTCCTAATCGTCCTTGTGCTTATCTCTTACCTGATCGGGAGGAGGAAGAGTCGCACTGGGTACCAGTCTGTATAG
- the LOC133132849 gene encoding lysosome-associated membrane glycoprotein 2-like isoform X1, whose protein sequence is MSHYAFLVLLLVLGSDTLYGDNISGTPDLTTAPTPHVTTGNTVPTAAPTARSTTGTTDPAPVTTGATTVPTPVPANGTTAAPPPAPTPAPTNRTTPAPTPAPTNGTTAPPPAPTPAPTNGTTPAPTTAPTNGTTAPPPPAPTTAPTNGTTAPPPPAPTTAPTNGTTEPPTATPTNGTTVAPPAPTTVAPSPMPPPSVGNYSILSAENGSACLMATMGLQIGYKVGEVFKSVNLVPANTTASGKCEVNGSDASLVLTFDKSSISFSFREEGAKFRLHAVNVLLSLGTTGTFNASNANLSLWEASVGSSYMCRRDQAYNITDVLILHTRDLRVQPYKVQNNSYATAEDCPADADESYIVPLIVGVSLGVLTLIVLVAYLVGRSRSQNNGYQSL, encoded by the exons ACACTTTGTATGGTGACAACATAAGTGGTACCCCAGATCTGACAACCGCACCAACCCCTCATGTGACCACCGGCAACACCGTTCCAACGGCAGCACCGACCGCTCGCTCTACCACTGGCACCACTGACCCAGCTCCAGTAACAACAGGTGCCACCACAGTGCCAACACCTGTGCCAGCAAATGGCACTACAGCGGCACCCCCGCCTGCCCCAACCCCGGCCCCCACAAATAGAACCACACCTGCCCCAACCCCCGCACCTACAAATGGTACCACAGCGCCTCCACCTGCCCCAACCCCCGCACCTACAAATGGTACCACACCTGCCCCAACCACCGCACCTACCAATGGTACCACAGCGCCTCCACCACCTGCCCCAACCACCGCACCTACAAATGGTACCACAGCGCCTCCACCACCTGCCCCAACCACCGCACCCACAAATGGTACCACAGAGCCCCCAACCGCCACACCCACAAATGGTACCACAGTGGCACCACCTGCCCCAACCACTGTTGCCCCCTCTCCCATGCCCCCACCTTCTGTTGGGAACTACAGCATTCTGAGCGCTGAGAACGGCAGTGCCTGCCTGATGGCCACCATGGGACTCCAGATCGGCTACAAGGTTGGCGAG GTTTTTAAGAGCGTAAATCTGGTCCCCGCCAACACTACAGCCTCAGGAAAGTGTGAAGTTAATGGAAGCGATGCCTCTCTGGTGCTGACGTTTGACAAATCATCCATTTCATTCTCTTTCAGAGAG GAAGGGGCGAAATTCCGTCTACACGCAGTGAACGTCttgctcagcctgggcactacTG GCACCTTCAACGCAAGCAACGCTAACCTGTCCCTGTGGGAGGCCTCTGTGGGCAGCTCCTATATGTGCAGAAGAGATCAGGCCTACAACATCACCGACGTCCTCATCCTGCACACCAGGGACCTGCGGGTGCAGCCCTATAAGGTGCAAAATAACAGCTACGCCACAG CGGAGGATTGCCCAGCAGATGCAGATGAAAGCTACATTGTCCCCCTAATTGTGGGAGTTTCCCTCGGTGTTCTGACTCTTATTGTGTTGGTGGCCTATTTGGTTGGAAGAAGCAGAAGCCAGAACAATGGATACCAGTCATTATAA
- the LOC133132849 gene encoding lysosome-associated membrane glycoprotein 2-like isoform X3, which produces MSHYAFLVLLLVLGSDTLYGDNISGTPDLTTAPTPHVTTGNTVPTAAPTARSTTGTTDPAPVTTGATTVPTPVPANGTTAAPPPAPTPAPTNRTTPAPTPAPTNGTTAPPPAPTPAPTNGTTPAPTTAPTNGTTAPPPPAPTTAPTNGTTAPPPPAPTTAPTNGTTEPPTATPTNGTTVAPPAPTTVAPSPMPPPSVGNYSILSAENGSACLMATMGLQIGYKVGEVFKSVNLVPANTTASGKCEVNGSDASLVLTFDKSSISFSFREEGAKFRLHAVNVLLSLGTTGTFNASNANLSLWEASVGSSYMCRRDQAYNITDVLILHTRDLRVQPYKVQNNSYATAHDCAMDDTSILIPIVVGAALAGLILIVMIAYAIGRRKTYVGYQTL; this is translated from the exons ACACTTTGTATGGTGACAACATAAGTGGTACCCCAGATCTGACAACCGCACCAACCCCTCATGTGACCACCGGCAACACCGTTCCAACGGCAGCACCGACCGCTCGCTCTACCACTGGCACCACTGACCCAGCTCCAGTAACAACAGGTGCCACCACAGTGCCAACACCTGTGCCAGCAAATGGCACTACAGCGGCACCCCCGCCTGCCCCAACCCCGGCCCCCACAAATAGAACCACACCTGCCCCAACCCCCGCACCTACAAATGGTACCACAGCGCCTCCACCTGCCCCAACCCCCGCACCTACAAATGGTACCACACCTGCCCCAACCACCGCACCTACCAATGGTACCACAGCGCCTCCACCACCTGCCCCAACCACCGCACCTACAAATGGTACCACAGCGCCTCCACCACCTGCCCCAACCACCGCACCCACAAATGGTACCACAGAGCCCCCAACCGCCACACCCACAAATGGTACCACAGTGGCACCACCTGCCCCAACCACTGTTGCCCCCTCTCCCATGCCCCCACCTTCTGTTGGGAACTACAGCATTCTGAGCGCTGAGAACGGCAGTGCCTGCCTGATGGCCACCATGGGACTCCAGATCGGCTACAAGGTTGGCGAG GTTTTTAAGAGCGTAAATCTGGTCCCCGCCAACACTACAGCCTCAGGAAAGTGTGAAGTTAATGGAAGCGATGCCTCTCTGGTGCTGACGTTTGACAAATCATCCATTTCATTCTCTTTCAGAGAG GAAGGGGCGAAATTCCGTCTACACGCAGTGAACGTCttgctcagcctgggcactacTG GCACCTTCAACGCAAGCAACGCTAACCTGTCCCTGTGGGAGGCCTCTGTGGGCAGCTCCTATATGTGCAGAAGAGATCAGGCCTACAACATCACCGACGTCCTCATCCTGCACACCAGGGACCTGCGGGTGCAGCCCTATAAGGTGCAAAATAACAGCTACGCCACAG CTCATGATTGTGCAATGGATGACACCAGCATCCTAATCCCAATAGTTGTGGGTGCTGCTCTGGCTGGCTTGATTCTCATTGTAATGATTGCTTATGCGATTGGTAGAAGAAAGACCTACGTCGGCTATCAAACCCTTTAA